CCACGGCAGACGTTCCACCGCTTCCAGCTTCACCACGAAGGTACCCAGACTGTTCTGCAAGGGGTACTCAGTGGCCAGCAGATGATTCGGCTGCAAGGAGTAGGGAATCTGATAGTAAGCCGCCGGGAAGGCGATCCGGCCCTCTTCTGCCGGCTCGTTCATCTGTAGCTGGAGCACTCCCTGATTAAGCTTCAGGGGCAGCTCTGCACTGAGTTCGACTACCCGCTCCTCCAGCGGCCTCAGACTCAGACTGGCCAGTGCCTTATTGCTGACCGGATAGCTGTACCCTTCGGCAGTCGTCAGGCTGAAGGGGTAGGCCGGAATCGTCACCGCTTGGTTGCCTGTGTTGCGCAACCGGAATTTCAGGCTCCATTTCGCCAGATGATCCTCCGAATACACCGCCGCGCTTGCGAGCTGCGTCTCAATTGTATCGTTAGCAACCTTAAGCTTCGCGACGGCATTAGCGGGTACGGTGAAGTTGGGCGACTGTGCAGCAGGCAGCTTATACTCAGCCACCGGCAGGTTCAGCTGCAGCGCGCTGTCTTCCTGGACGAACTGCAAGGACATATTATCCGTCTTCGTATAGGAGGGGATGTCCGCCAGATATTGCACGGTCCGTTTCTCCTTGGGCTGAATCTGGTAATTGGCAGGGGCGGCATTCAGTTCAAATCTGGAGCCTCCCGAGGATATCAGATATCCCTTCAGACCTGTGTCCTTAAGCAACTTGGTACCCGAATTGGCGAAGCTGATGCCCACCCTGGCGTACACTTTTCCGTTAGCCTTAACGATCTGCAGGCTCTCGGCCTTACTGATCACCGGCACACCCGCCAAGACCAGCTTCTTGCTCTGCCCTCTGGCAGTGGCTACCGAGTAGGAACCCGGAATCGTGAACATCCCCAGCTTCTTCTGGTAATTCGCCTGGCTGAAGTCCCAGCCGAACAGGGCGATTCGGACTCCGGTTATTTTGGCAGCCTTACCCGCATTGACGTAATACGTAACCGGTTGACTGCTGTTAGCCGGAATAGACTTGATGGCAGCACTGCCTGTTACCGGTTTACCTTGAATCACAGCGCCGCTGGAAGTGGTGACCTTGGAGAAATAATCGATCAGGCTTACATTACTGCCCGTTCCGTTGTAGTAATTCAAGGTGTACGTGAGTATATTCCCGCTCTCCTGAGGCTGAAGCGCTGCATTCAGCAGCTTCACACTCATACCGCTTTTCAAGGAGACCGCCCCCAGTCCCTCCAGCGTGGACACGGCGGCTGCAGCCTCTGTTCCCGCTGAAGATCCGGCGGCTGCCGTATAGGCTCCGAAGGCGATGGACTGGCTGAGAACCGCCAGGCTTAGCATGGCAGCAGCATATTTTCTTTTGGAATGATACATGATTCTGATTCTCTCCTCCCTTAACTTCGCTTACGCTTGCGGCAGCCGCATCTCGAATCTTGTCCGTATCTCGTTACTCTCCACAGACAGAGTTCCCTCATGCTGCTCTACGATGTTCCGTGCAATGAACAGACCCAGACCCGTGCCGCCCTCCTGATGAGTCCGCGCCCGGTCCCCGGAATAATACATCTCGAAGATATGCACCTGCTCCTCCGGCGGAATGGGATTCCCGTAATTGATCACCTCAACCGCTACTGCACCTGAATCAGGACGGCTGTTAATATCCACATATACGCCTTCCTGCCCATAGCGGGCGGCATTAGTAAGCAGATTTCCTAAGACCCTTACCAGCAGATCACCATCCCCATAGACACTTAAGCCGGGGGTAATATTCAGCCGGGAGGTCAGACCGTTCCGCTCAAATACCGGGTATAGCTCCTCGTTCAATTGCCGGAGCAGCTCGCCGATATCCAGGTGCGTCTTCACCATAGGCAGTGTGCCATAGTTCATCCTGGTGATCTCGAACAGTCCGTCGATCAGCTTCTCCAGCCGCTGGGACTTGGTGAAGGCAATGGTTGCGTAGTGTCTGATCGTCTCCATCGGCAGCTTCTCCTCCTTAAGAATCAGATCCAGATAGCCAAGCACAGAGGTAAGCGGCGTACGCAGATCATGGGCCAGATTAACGACCAGCTGGTCTTTGCTGCTCTCAGCGAAATCGCCTCTTTGCACCGCTGTCAGCAGCTTAGCCCCTGCCGCATTCAGATCCTCGGCAATCGCACTGAACTCATCCCTTGAGGCAATCTTCACCTGATTCTGAAATTCCCCGTTAGCCAGATGATGAATCCCGCTGGAGATCTCGTTAAGATAACGGATATAAGGCTTGGTGAACTTGAAAAAGAAGATCAGCATGAGCGGAATGAACAGCATCAGAGATACGTTGAAGTCCCCGAGCTTGTAGATGAACCGGCGCACTTCCGCCTCCGGGTCCTCCAACTTCACCCCGGAGTAGTAGAGCTGAAGCAGCTTGAAGATCCCATAGGTCAGACCGGCTGAGAGCAGCATGCTTACCCCCAGTAACTGGACTAATCTGGCTCGGAAGCCCCGGGCCCGCTTATTCATTGAACGTGTACCCGACGCCCCAGATGGTTCGGATGAACCGGTCCTTGTTCTGGTCCTCGCCCAGCTTCCTGCGAAGGGTACGGATATGCACCATCACGGTATTGCCGGATTCATAGTACGCTTCACCCCACACCTGCTGAAAAATACTCTCCGCACTGAACACCTGCTTAGAGTGGCTGGCCAGCAGATAGAGGATGTCGAATTCCTTGGGCGTGAGGTCAATCGCCTTCCCGTATAGCGTAACTGTATGCCGGTCAGGGGCTATAATAAGCCCGCCCGACTCCAGCACCGGGGCCTGATGGGCAGCCGGAGGCTGGCTGAACTGCAGGGAACGCCGCAGCTGGGAATTGACACGGGCCAGCAGCTCCATAGGGTTGAAGGGCTTAATCATATAATCATCCGCTCCCATCACAAGGCCGGTAATCTTATCGAAATCTGAGGTCTTGGCACTTAAGAAGATAATCGGCAGGTTATGCTTCACCCGGACCTGGCGGGTCACCTCGTACCCGTCCAGCTCCGGCATCATAATATCCAGGATCGCCAGATCAATCGACTGTGACTGAATGGCCTGTACCGCTGC
This genomic interval from Paenibacillus sp. FSL H8-0332 contains the following:
- a CDS encoding HAMP domain-containing sensor histidine kinase, whose translation is MNKRARGFRARLVQLLGVSMLLSAGLTYGIFKLLQLYYSGVKLEDPEAEVRRFIYKLGDFNVSLMLFIPLMLIFFFKFTKPYIRYLNEISSGIHHLANGEFQNQVKIASRDEFSAIAEDLNAAGAKLLTAVQRGDFAESSKDQLVVNLAHDLRTPLTSVLGYLDLILKEEKLPMETIRHYATIAFTKSQRLEKLIDGLFEITRMNYGTLPMVKTHLDIGELLRQLNEELYPVFERNGLTSRLNITPGLSVYGDGDLLVRVLGNLLTNAARYGQEGVYVDINSRPDSGAVAVEVINYGNPIPPEEQVHIFEMYYSGDRARTHQEGGTGLGLFIARNIVEQHEGTLSVESNEIRTRFEMRLPQA
- a CDS encoding response regulator transcription factor; its protein translation is MKRTTILIAEDEKEIADLIALHLQKEGYHCIKVPDGRAAVQAIQSQSIDLAILDIMMPELDGYEVTRQVRVKHNLPIIFLSAKTSDFDKITGLVMGADDYMIKPFNPMELLARVNSQLRRSLQFSQPPAAHQAPVLESGGLIIAPDRHTVTLYGKAIDLTPKEFDILYLLASHSKQVFSAESIFQQVWGEAYYESGNTVMVHIRTLRRKLGEDQNKDRFIRTIWGVGYTFNE